The proteins below are encoded in one region of Lentisphaerota bacterium:
- the genX gene encoding EF-P lysine aminoacylase GenX yields MDDRLKSPVAAADTGVAPLENLAVRSRALAAMRTFFTERDFIEVETPVRIPAPALELHIDAPPSGPGHWLRTSPELHMKRLLAAGCARIFQIGPCFRAGERGVRHTPEFTLLEWYRAHAGCREILADAEALVRHVAQETLHRTTLTAAGAAVDLAAPWHVLTVREAFLAWAGWNPVADYDADRFDLDLVNRVEPALPRDRPVVLTDYPAAAAALARLKPGDPAVAERWELYIGGLEIANAFGELTDPKAQRARFLACSEERRARGQEVYPLDEPFLGALETGLPPSGGIALGVDRLVMLLCGATAIEDVRSFCPLR; encoded by the coding sequence ATGGATGATCGTTTGAAATCCCCTGTCGCCGCCGCCGACACCGGCGTTGCGCCGCTCGAAAATCTGGCGGTTCGCAGCCGCGCGCTGGCGGCGATGCGCACGTTCTTCACGGAACGGGATTTTATCGAGGTCGAGACGCCCGTGCGCATCCCTGCGCCTGCGCTTGAGCTGCACATTGACGCGCCGCCCTCAGGACCTGGGCATTGGCTGCGGACCTCCCCCGAGTTGCACATGAAGCGGCTGCTCGCCGCCGGGTGTGCGCGTATCTTCCAGATCGGCCCCTGCTTTCGCGCGGGCGAGCGCGGGGTTCGCCACACCCCCGAATTCACCCTGCTCGAATGGTACCGCGCGCACGCCGGGTGTCGTGAGATCCTGGCGGATGCCGAGGCGCTGGTCCGGCACGTCGCGCAGGAAACGCTCCATCGCACGACGCTGACGGCCGCCGGCGCGGCGGTTGATCTCGCCGCGCCCTGGCACGTCCTGACCGTGCGGGAGGCGTTTCTCGCCTGGGCCGGCTGGAATCCTGTGGCCGACTATGACGCCGACCGCTTTGATCTCGACCTGGTCAACCGTGTCGAACCGGCGCTGCCGCGCGACCGCCCAGTCGTGCTCACCGATTACCCCGCCGCGGCGGCCGCGCTGGCCAGGCTCAAGCCCGGCGATCCCGCCGTCGCCGAGCGGTGGGAGCTCTACATCGGCGGCCTCGAAATCGCCAATGCCTTCGGCGAACTCACCGACCCGAAAGCCCAGCGCGCCCGCTTCCTCGCCTGCTCAGAGGAGCGACGGGCGCGTGGCCAGGAGGTGTATCCGCTCGATGAACCTTTCCTCGGGGCGCTCGAGACGGGTCTGCCGCCGTCAGGAGGTATCGCGCTCGGCGTGGATCGGCTGGTGATGCTCCTCTGCGGCGCAACGGCCATCGAAGACGTTCGTTCGTTCTGCCCGTTGCGCTAA
- a CDS encoding CPBP family intramembrane metalloprotease: MVERPENSTELLTTGAAVLALVAACTGNLFLLTRVWRPFTGGVRVWAPRLARPFGMLEIALSVCCVLIVALPAAWSAGFAPVADPARSAPSPTLVAVLLPAVMLYAVWGAAAVSCARFRGCRLRDVFLNWIPAQRPLIHGVTLGAAMVAPVLVVSVLSFELCGWIGLGDAPQDVFALLTAPGNGIALRVAVIGLAVIAAPVAEEVLFRGVLFPALLAHSGSFARALVLQALFFGAIHAHLPTFLPLGVAGACFALGYAVTGSLVTPILMHMIFNATSIVFFFAAVE, encoded by the coding sequence ATGGTGGAGAGACCCGAAAATTCTACAGAACTCCTGACGACCGGCGCGGCGGTGCTGGCGCTGGTCGCGGCATGCACGGGCAATCTGTTTTTGCTGACGCGGGTGTGGCGCCCGTTCACAGGCGGGGTGCGCGTCTGGGCGCCGCGTCTGGCCCGGCCTTTCGGCATGCTGGAGATCGCGCTGTCCGTGTGCTGCGTGCTGATCGTGGCGCTGCCGGCCGCGTGGTCTGCGGGGTTTGCTCCCGTGGCCGATCCCGCGCGTTCGGCGCCGTCGCCGACCCTCGTGGCTGTGCTGCTGCCGGCGGTCATGCTGTATGCGGTCTGGGGTGCCGCGGCGGTGTCGTGCGCCCGTTTCCGGGGCTGCCGGTTGCGGGATGTCTTCCTGAACTGGATCCCGGCGCAGCGTCCGCTGATCCACGGGGTGACGCTGGGCGCCGCAATGGTCGCTCCCGTGCTGGTGGTGTCGGTGCTCTCGTTTGAACTGTGCGGGTGGATCGGCTTGGGGGATGCCCCGCAGGATGTCTTCGCGTTGCTGACCGCGCCCGGCAACGGAATCGCCCTGCGGGTGGCGGTGATCGGCCTGGCGGTCATCGCCGCGCCGGTTGCGGAGGAGGTCTTGTTCCGCGGCGTGCTCTTTCCCGCGCTGCTCGCCCATTCGGGGTCGTTCGCCCGCGCGCTGGTCCTGCAGGCGCTCTTCTTCGGGGCCATCCACGCGCACCTTCCGACATTTCTGCCGCTCGGCGTGGCGGGTGCGTGTTTCGCGCTTGGCTATGCCGTGACCGGCTCGCTCGTCACGCCGATCCTCATGCACATGATTTTCAACGCGACCAGCATCGTCTTCTTCTTTGCAGCAGTGGAGTGA